Proteins encoded by one window of Macaca fascicularis isolate 582-1 chromosome 10, T2T-MFA8v1.1:
- the DNAJC5 gene encoding dnaJ homolog subfamily C member 5 produces MADQRQRSLSTSGESLYHVLGLDKNATSDDIKKSYRKLALKYHPDKNPDNPEAADKFKEINNAHAILTDATKRNIYDKYGSLGLYVAEQFGEENVNTYFVLSSWWAKALFVFCGLLTCCYCCCCLCCCFNCCCGKCKPKAPEGEETEFYVSPEDLEAQLQSDEREATDTPIVIQPASATETTQLTADSHPSYHTDGFN; encoded by the exons ATGGCAGACCAGAGACAGCGCTCACTGTCTACCTCTGGGGAGTCATTGTACCACGTCCTTGGGCTGGACAAGAACGCAACCTCAGATGACATTAAAAAGTCCTATCG GAAACTTGCCTTGAAATATCACCCCGACAAGAACCCTGACAACCCGGAGGCTGCAGACAAGTTTAAGGAGATCAACAACGCGCACGCCATCCTGACGGACGCCACAAAAAGGAACATCTACGACAAGTACGGCTCGCTGGGGCTCTACGTGGCCGAGCAGTTTGGGGAAGAGAACGTGAACACCTACTTCGTGCTGTCCAGCTGGTGGGCCAAG gccctgtttgtcTTCTGTGGCCTCCTCAcgtgctgctactgctgctgctgtctGTGCTGCTGCTTCAACTGCTGCTGCGGGAAGTGTAAGCCGAAGGCTCCTGAGGGCGAGGAGACGGAGTTCTACGTGTCCCCTGAGGATCTGGAGGCCCAGCTGCAGTCTGACGAGAGGG AGGCCACAGACACGCCGATCGTCATACAGCCGGCATCTGCCACCGAGACCACCCAGCTCACAGCTGACTCCCACCCCAGCTACCACACCGACGGGTTCAACTAA